Proteins encoded in a region of the Mixophyes fleayi isolate aMixFle1 chromosome 5, aMixFle1.hap1, whole genome shotgun sequence genome:
- the LDLRAD4 gene encoding low-density lipoprotein receptor class A domain-containing protein 4 isoform X2: MSSDHFNTTTLEDARLKDLFLVKAELEFVQIIIIIVVITVMVVVIICLLNHYKLSTWSFINRQSQSRRQEEALQPERCLWPPDSLVAPQGPSEIMYAPRSRDRFTAPSFMQRDRFSRFQPTYPYIQHEIDLPPTISLSDGEEPPPYQGPCTLQLRDPEQQMELNRESVRAPPNRTIFDSDLIDISMYNGGPCPPSSNSGISATNYSSNGRMEGPPPTYNEVMGHYPGSSYFHHQQNTSPQSQTGSRLPFQPNDQESTIVPLNGKDKQPGNLV, translated from the exons CGGAACTGGAGTTTGTCCAGATAATTATCATAATCGTGGTTATAACGGTGATGGTGGTTGTGATCATCTGCCTTTTGAATCACTATAAACTCTCAACGTGGTCCTTCATTAACAGACAAAGCCAAAGCAGAAGACAGGAAGAAGCACTGCAGCCG GAAAGGTGTTTGTGGCCTCCAGATAGCTTAGTGGCACCACAAGGACCGTCGGAG ATCATGTATGCGCCAAGATCAAGAGACAGATTCACGGCTCCTTCGTTTATGCAGCGAGATCGTTTCAGCCGCTTCCAGCCAACATATCCTTACATTCAGCATGAAATTGACCTTCCGCCTACTATTTCACTCTCTGATGGAGAGGAGCCTCCACCATACCAGGGGCCATGCACTCTGCAGTTGCGAGACCCGGAACAACAGATGGAACTAAATAGAGAATCTGTCAGAGCACCTCCAAACAGGACCATTTTTGACAGTGATTTAATAGACATATCAATGTACAATGGGGGCCCTTGTCCACCTAGCAGCAATTCGGGCATCAGTGCAACAAATTATAGCAGCAATGGCAGAATGGAAGGTCCACCACCAACCTACAATGAAGTTATGGGACATTATCCAGGCTCATCTTATTTCCACCACCAGCAAAACACCTCCCCCCAATCTCAGACAGGTAGTAGACTTCCATTTCAACCGAATGATCAAGAGAGCACAATAGTTCCTCTCAATGGAAAAGACAAGCAGCCAGGGAACCTTGTCTGA
- the LDLRAD4 gene encoding low-density lipoprotein receptor class A domain-containing protein 4 isoform X3, whose translation MVVVIICLLNHYKLSTWSFINRQSQSRRQEEALQPERCLWPPDSLVAPQGPSEIMYAPRSRDRFTAPSFMQRDRFSRFQPTYPYIQHEIDLPPTISLSDGEEPPPYQGPCTLQLRDPEQQMELNRESVRAPPNRTIFDSDLIDISMYNGGPCPPSSNSGISATNYSSNGRMEGPPPTYNEVMGHYPGSSYFHHQQNTSPQSQTGSRLPFQPNDQESTIVPLNGKDKQPGNLV comes from the exons ATGGTGGTTGTGATCATCTGCCTTTTGAATCACTATAAACTCTCAACGTGGTCCTTCATTAACAGACAAAGCCAAAGCAGAAGACAGGAAGAAGCACTGCAGCCG GAAAGGTGTTTGTGGCCTCCAGATAGCTTAGTGGCACCACAAGGACCGTCGGAG ATCATGTATGCGCCAAGATCAAGAGACAGATTCACGGCTCCTTCGTTTATGCAGCGAGATCGTTTCAGCCGCTTCCAGCCAACATATCCTTACATTCAGCATGAAATTGACCTTCCGCCTACTATTTCACTCTCTGATGGAGAGGAGCCTCCACCATACCAGGGGCCATGCACTCTGCAGTTGCGAGACCCGGAACAACAGATGGAACTAAATAGAGAATCTGTCAGAGCACCTCCAAACAGGACCATTTTTGACAGTGATTTAATAGACATATCAATGTACAATGGGGGCCCTTGTCCACCTAGCAGCAATTCGGGCATCAGTGCAACAAATTATAGCAGCAATGGCAGAATGGAAGGTCCACCACCAACCTACAATGAAGTTATGGGACATTATCCAGGCTCATCTTATTTCCACCACCAGCAAAACACCTCCCCCCAATCTCAGACAGGTAGTAGACTTCCATTTCAACCGAATGATCAAGAGAGCACAATAGTTCCTCTCAATGGAAAAGACAAGCAGCCAGGGAACCTTGTCTGA